The DNA sequence TTTACAGTTTGGAAGAAAACGATAGTGCCATGGTGCAAAAAACTGATGAGGGATATATCTGGAAATTTCAATATGGCACAGTAGAAGTATTTGTACAGTTGACAGGAGAAACAGACGAAGATTTATTCACGGTTTGGTCTGTTGTTTTACCCTTACCCGCAAAAAATGAAGCTGAATTAATGCGTGTATTATTAGAAATGAATTGGAGTGGAACTTTTGAAACAAATTTCGGTATTTTTAATAATCAAATAGTGCTTTCCACTCAAAGAACAGTTGATGACCTTTCTGCCAGTGAAATATCCCGTGCTATTACCTTAGTGGCAACTCTGGCAGATGA is a window from the Cyanobacterium sp. Dongsha4 genome containing:
- a CDS encoding YbjN domain-containing protein: MTTPELEINQEFSDLEDFTPSKISHKDEIETVIYSLEENDSAMVQKTDEGYIWKFQYGTVEVFVQLTGETDEDLFTVWSVVLPLPAKNEAELMRVLLEMNWSGTFETNFGIFNNQIVLSTQRTVDDLSASEISRAITLVATLADEYDEELQSKYL